Proteins encoded together in one Sylvia atricapilla isolate bSylAtr1 chromosome 2, bSylAtr1.pri, whole genome shotgun sequence window:
- the CCDC181 gene encoding coiled-coil domain-containing protein 181 → MSEKEDQGDVGDLTEKAEYEDDFEKDPESLTDEEEKQNRGDKENPDEKDAEAQKDADHFQEDNEEVKENLDQLAEEDVNVKVIYSNEKYLESRTMKDHESERESSVQESKEENEQDEDKEMKHHVTGKTEEDNKDLENQNPEDRNREQKLQFKDEMGHQAPPPEDAEAGKTDLARREDVSVGLSQLHISDDKGPISLSELAGPDEKTTDGKILVEKDRKFELLSLCDIESQGILPPISVSFTDTEAQKSGSLPADSQVEEMPPSDSKDHPDSALNGAKDQGKQKTAYASKSVKSSTYSLTPRQKELRMQIELRKERLKREEEERKRELEELKRRENELVYRAWLLKKKEQIKEEKRNRRAKQLEELRIKEVNRDPEEAYRLWLKKKHQQYMKEKRIEYLRRQTEEVAFFPSAEECDRAFRDWLRRKREEKRAAELDAKERTRQIRLEARRARKMRNIHYI, encoded by the exons ATGAGTGAAAAGGAAGATCAAGGAGATGTGGGTGATTTAACAGAAAAGGCAGAATATGAGGATGATTTTGAAAAGGACCCAGAATCCCTAActgatgaagaagaaaaacaaaaccgTGGTGACAAAGAG aatcCTGATGAAAAGGATGCTGAAGCACAAAAAGATGCAGACCACTTTCAGGAAGACAATgaggaagtgaaagaaaatctaGATCAGCTTGCAGAGGAAGATGTAAATGTGAAAGTGATATACTCTAATGAAAAGTACTTGGAATCCAGGACCATGAAGGACCATGAATCTGAGAGAGAAAGCTCTGTCCAGGAatcaaaggaggaaaatgagcagGACGAGGATAAAGAAATGAAGCATCATGTCACGGGAAAGACTGAAGAAGACAACAAAGACCTGGAAAATCAGAATCCTGAAGATCgaaacagagaacagaaattacaatttAAGGATGAGATGGGTCATCAGGCTCCTCCTCCAGAAGATGCTGAAGCTGGTAAAACTGACCTTGCAAGGAGAGAGGATGTTTCAGTTGGGCTATCTCAGCTGCATATTTCTGATGACAAGGGACCCATATCACTTTCAGAACTTGCTGGCCCAGATGAGAAAACAACAGATGGTAAAATTCTAGTAGAAAAAGATAGAAAGTTTGAACTCTTAAGTTTATGTGATATTGAAAGCCAGGGTATTTTGCCCCCAATAAGTGTTTCTTTTACAGATACTGAAGCTCAAAAGTCTGGTTCTTTGCCCGCTGACTCTCAAGTGGAAGAAATGCCTCCATCTGACTCTAAGGATCATCCAGATTCTGCTCTGAATGGTGCAAAAGatcaaggaaaacagaagactgCGTATGCAAGCAAATCCGTGAAAAGCTCCACTTACAGTCTTACCCCCAGACAAAAAGAATTAAGGATGCAGATAGAACTAAGGAAGGAAAGACTGAAGAGAGAG gaagaagaaaggaaaagggaacttGAAGAACTgaagagaagagagaatgaATTAGTTTATAGAGCTTGGttactgaagaagaaagaacagataaaagaagaaaagcgAAATCGTCGTGCAAAGCAGTTGGAAGAGCTGAGAATTAAA GAAGTGAACAGGGATCCAGAAGAAGCCTACAGATTATGGcttaaaaaaaagcaccaacaatacatgaaagaaaaacGGATAGAATATTTGAGACGCCAAACTGAGGAAGTGGCCTTTTTTCCAAGTGCAGAGGAATGTGACAGAGCTTTTAGAGA ctggctgagaaggaagagagaagagaaacgAGCTGCAGAACTAGATGCTAAAGAGAGAACCAGGCAGATTAGATTAGAAGCCAGAAGAGCAAGGAAGATGCGGAACATCCACTATATTTAA